A stretch of Flavobacterium sp. N2270 DNA encodes these proteins:
- the asnS gene encoding asparagine--tRNA ligase: protein MKHIKVKDLLNSTKTLQEVTAKGWVRTFRNNQFIALNDGSTIHNIQCVVDFENTPDETLKRITTGAAVCVKGTLQESQGKGQSVEIQVSQIEILGDSDAEKFPMQPKKHSLEFLRENAHLRVRTNTFSAIMRVRSTLSFAVHQYFQENGFFYVNTPIITGSDAEGAGEMFKVTALPFDKTPRTEEGKVNYKEDFFGKETNLTVSGQLEAETYAMALGQVYTFGPTFRAENSNTSRHLAEFWMIEPEVAFNDLDANMDLAEDFIKNVIKYTLNKCEDDLNFLNDRLLQEEKTKPQAERSEMSLLEKLNFITENNFKRVSYTEAIDILKNSTPNKKKKFNYIIEEWGADLQSEHERFLVEKHFKCPVILFDYPAKIKAFYMRLNDNTEPGKETVRAMDILFPGIGEIVGGSQREERLDILIEKMKALGIEEEELWWYLDTRKFGSAVHSGFGLGFERLVLFVTGMSNIRDVIPFPRTPQNAEF, encoded by the coding sequence ATGAAACATATTAAAGTTAAAGACCTTTTAAATAGTACAAAAACATTACAAGAAGTAACTGCTAAAGGTTGGGTAAGAACATTTAGAAACAATCAATTTATTGCATTAAATGACGGTTCTACCATTCATAATATTCAGTGTGTTGTTGATTTCGAAAACACACCTGATGAAACTTTAAAAAGAATAACTACTGGTGCTGCAGTTTGTGTAAAAGGAACATTACAGGAGAGTCAAGGAAAAGGACAATCTGTAGAAATTCAGGTTTCACAAATAGAAATTTTAGGAGATAGCGATGCTGAAAAATTTCCAATGCAACCTAAAAAACACTCTTTAGAGTTTTTGAGAGAAAATGCTCATTTAAGGGTAAGAACTAATACATTTAGCGCAATTATGAGAGTTCGTTCTACACTTTCATTTGCAGTACATCAATATTTTCAAGAAAATGGTTTTTTCTATGTAAACACACCTATTATTACAGGAAGTGATGCGGAAGGAGCTGGTGAAATGTTTAAAGTAACTGCTTTACCATTTGACAAAACTCCAAGAACTGAAGAAGGAAAAGTAAATTACAAAGAAGATTTCTTTGGTAAAGAAACTAACTTAACCGTTTCTGGACAATTAGAAGCTGAAACCTATGCAATGGCCTTAGGTCAAGTATATACTTTCGGACCAACATTTAGAGCTGAAAACTCAAACACATCTCGCCACTTGGCAGAGTTTTGGATGATTGAACCAGAGGTTGCTTTTAATGATTTAGACGCTAACATGGATTTAGCGGAAGATTTTATCAAAAATGTTATCAAATACACACTTAATAAATGTGAGGACGACTTGAACTTCTTAAATGACCGTTTACTTCAAGAAGAAAAAACAAAACCTCAGGCTGAAAGAAGCGAAATGAGTTTACTTGAAAAATTAAACTTCATTACCGAAAATAATTTCAAACGCGTTTCTTATACTGAGGCTATTGATATTTTAAAAAATTCAACTCCAAACAAAAAGAAAAAATTCAATTATATTATTGAAGAATGGGGGGCTGATTTACAAAGTGAGCACGAACGTTTCTTAGTTGAAAAACACTTTAAATGTCCGGTAATTTTATTTGATTATCCTGCAAAAATCAAAGCATTTTACATGCGTTTGAACGACAATACTGAACCAGGAAAAGAAACCGTAAGAGCAATGGATATATTATTCCCTGGAATTGGTGAAATTGTTGGTGGTTCTCAACGTGAAGAGCGTTTAGATATCTTAATAGAAAAAATGAAAGCTTTAGGAATTGAAGAAGAAGAACTTTGGTGGTACTTAGACACTAGAAAATTTGGTTCTGCGGTTCATTCAGGATTTGGATTAGGATTTGAAAGATTGGTTTTATTCGTAACAGGAATGTCTAACATTCGCGATGTAATACCTTTCCCAAGAACACCACAAAACGCCGAATTTTAA
- a CDS encoding efflux RND transporter permease subunit: MLKWLSTSFWDFIARFILRNRIILLITLVLFTVFMAFQWKNMRFTYTEANLLPDDHIINQEYNSFLDKFGEEGNLVVIGFKDSTFFTEKNILLWEDFIGEIKKDKAVDFTLSIEDLKVLKKDTLNQKFKLVPFINKEDFSPEYLKEKEHEFYNNLPFYEGMLFNKETGSVRFAIYMNKKIVNTAARKDFILKYLSKEKVAKFEKESGIDLRISGMPYIRTLNSQSIISEIGLFVFAALFITSLLFFFFFRSFRATLISMCIVIIGVMWSFGTLGLLNYEITVLTAIIPPLIIVIGIPNCIFLINKYQQEIKKHGNKAKSLQRVISKVGNATLMTNLTTAAGFATFIATDSELLTEFGIVASLNIIFLFFLCLIIIPIIYSYMPLPKEKHLAHLGKNYIKSFVDWTENIVKNHTVKVYSTAIVLLVLGIIGMYQIKISGSIIEDMPKKTGFFDDILFYENEFDGVMPLEIMIDTKRKKGALKSVTLKRINELQETIEEIPELSKPVSIVNLVKYSKQAYYNGNPEYYELPTKQEEAFILSYIKKSTNGNQNMMKSYVDSTGQYARVTTFMRDIGTDKMEKIEERLQEKINKLFPSERYIVTMTGKAYVFEKGTHYLVKNLVLSLLFAIVLISLLMAYLFRSFKMIVVSLVPNLLPLIITAGLMGFLGVPIKPSTILVFSIAFGISVDDTIHFLAKYRQELIANNWRIKRSVFSTMKEAGVSMFYTSVVLFFGFSVFTLSSFGGTVALGGLVAATLLFAMLSNLILLPALLLSLEKTIANKEEFLEPTIDILADDSDDEISTN; the protein is encoded by the coding sequence ATGTTAAAGTGGTTAAGCACTAGCTTCTGGGATTTTATTGCACGATTTATTTTAAGAAACAGAATAATATTATTAATAACATTAGTACTATTTACTGTTTTTATGGCTTTCCAATGGAAAAACATGCGATTTACTTATACCGAAGCGAATCTATTGCCAGACGATCATATCATTAATCAAGAATACAATTCATTTCTAGATAAATTTGGAGAAGAAGGAAATCTAGTAGTGATAGGCTTTAAAGATTCTACTTTTTTTACCGAAAAAAATATTTTACTTTGGGAAGACTTTATTGGGGAAATAAAAAAAGACAAAGCCGTTGATTTTACCTTATCAATTGAAGATTTAAAAGTATTAAAAAAAGACACCTTAAATCAAAAATTTAAACTTGTTCCTTTTATCAATAAAGAGGATTTTAGTCCTGAATATTTGAAAGAAAAAGAACATGAATTCTACAACAATCTTCCGTTCTACGAAGGAATGTTGTTCAATAAAGAAACAGGTTCTGTTCGATTTGCAATTTACATGAACAAAAAAATTGTAAACACTGCTGCACGTAAAGATTTTATATTAAAATATCTAAGCAAAGAAAAAGTTGCTAAATTTGAAAAAGAAAGCGGAATAGATTTACGAATTTCAGGAATGCCTTACATCCGTACTTTAAACTCTCAAAGCATAATTAGTGAAATTGGACTGTTTGTATTTGCTGCGTTATTTATTACTTCATTGTTATTTTTCTTTTTCTTTAGAAGTTTTAGAGCCACTTTAATATCAATGTGTATTGTAATTATTGGCGTAATGTGGTCATTTGGAACACTGGGTTTATTAAATTACGAAATAACAGTGCTTACAGCAATAATTCCGCCGCTAATCATTGTAATTGGTATTCCAAATTGTATTTTCTTAATCAATAAGTACCAACAAGAAATAAAAAAACACGGTAATAAAGCAAAATCATTACAACGTGTAATTTCTAAAGTTGGAAACGCAACTTTAATGACTAATTTAACTACTGCAGCTGGCTTTGCTACTTTCATAGCTACTGATAGCGAATTACTTACCGAATTTGGTATTGTTGCTTCATTAAACATCATCTTTTTATTTTTCTTGTGTTTAATTATTATTCCTATCATATACAGTTACATGCCACTTCCAAAAGAAAAGCATTTAGCTCACTTAGGAAAAAACTATATTAAGTCTTTCGTTGATTGGACAGAAAATATAGTAAAAAATCATACTGTTAAAGTGTATAGCACTGCAATTGTATTGTTAGTACTTGGTATTATTGGTATGTATCAAATAAAAATTTCGGGAAGTATCATTGAAGATATGCCTAAGAAAACAGGTTTTTTTGATGATATTTTATTTTATGAAAATGAATTCGATGGTGTAATGCCACTTGAAATAATGATTGACACAAAAAGAAAAAAAGGTGCATTAAAATCTGTCACATTAAAAAGAATAAACGAACTTCAAGAAACAATTGAAGAAATTCCTGAATTATCTAAACCTGTTTCTATTGTTAATTTAGTAAAATACTCAAAGCAAGCATATTATAATGGCAATCCTGAATATTATGAATTACCTACAAAACAAGAAGAAGCCTTTATTTTATCATACATTAAAAAGTCTACAAACGGCAATCAAAATATGATGAAAAGCTATGTAGATAGCACAGGGCAATATGCAAGAGTAACCACTTTTATGAGAGACATAGGTACTGATAAAATGGAAAAAATTGAAGAACGTTTACAAGAAAAAATTAACAAACTTTTCCCAAGTGAACGGTATATAGTTACAATGACAGGTAAAGCCTACGTTTTTGAAAAAGGAACCCATTATCTTGTTAAAAATCTAGTTCTATCATTGTTATTTGCTATTGTATTGATATCATTATTAATGGCATATTTATTCAGATCGTTTAAAATGATTGTTGTTTCATTAGTTCCAAACTTACTACCATTAATCATCACAGCTGGATTAATGGGCTTTTTAGGAGTACCAATTAAACCATCAACAATATTAGTTTTTAGTATTGCATTTGGTATATCAGTTGATGACACCATTCACTTTTTGGCAAAATACCGTCAAGAATTAATTGCTAATAATTGGAGAATTAAACGTTCAGTTTTCAGCACTATGAAAGAAGCTGGTGTAAGTATGTTTTACACTTCGGTAGTATTGTTTTTTGGGTTTTCGGTATTTACACTTTCTAGTTTTGGTGGAACCGTAGCTTTAGGAGGATTAGTAGCCGCAACATTACTTTTTGCTATGCTTTCTAATTTAATATTATTACCCGCATTGTTACTTTCATTAGAAAAAACAATAGCCAATAAAGAAGAATTTTTAGAGCCTACTATAGATATTCTAGCAGATGATTCAGATGATGAAATCTCAACAAATTAA
- a CDS encoding MotA/TolQ/ExbB proton channel family protein has translation MKRLFSILAITGLMTFGNVQAQDSTQTEEVATEQVQETAADETAAVATEEAAAEPTFTQKMKTRFIEGGPAFMGIVLICLILGLAIAIERIIYLNLSTTNTKKLISDVEDALKSGGVDAAKEVCRNTAGPVASIFYQGLDRHSHGIESAEKAVVAYGGVQMGQLEKNVSWISLFIALAPMLGFMGTVIGMIEAFDQIQSAGSMEPSLVAGGIKVALLTTVFGLIVAIILQIFYNYIIAKIDSIVNDMEDASISLIDVLSDYKK, from the coding sequence ATGAAAAGATTATTTTCTATTTTAGCAATCACTGGGCTTATGACTTTCGGAAATGTTCAGGCACAAGATTCTACTCAAACTGAGGAAGTAGCAACAGAACAAGTACAAGAAACTGCTGCTGATGAAACAGCTGCTGTAGCTACAGAAGAAGCTGCTGCAGAACCAACTTTTACACAAAAAATGAAAACACGTTTCATTGAAGGTGGACCAGCATTTATGGGAATTGTATTAATCTGTTTAATTTTAGGATTAGCAATTGCTATTGAAAGAATTATTTATTTAAATCTTTCTACTACAAATACAAAAAAATTAATCTCTGACGTAGAAGATGCGTTAAAATCTGGAGGTGTTGATGCAGCTAAAGAAGTTTGTAGAAATACAGCTGGACCTGTAGCTTCTATCTTTTACCAAGGTTTAGATAGACATTCACATGGTATTGAATCTGCTGAAAAAGCGGTTGTTGCTTACGGTGGTGTTCAAATGGGACAATTAGAGAAAAACGTTTCTTGGATTTCTTTATTTATCGCATTAGCTCCGATGTTAGGATTCATGGGAACAGTAATTGGTATGATTGAAGCATTTGACCAAATTCAATCTGCAGGTTCTATGGAGCCATCATTAGTTGCTGGAGGTATTAAAGTTGCCTTATTAACTACTGTATTTGGACTTATTGTTGCTATTATTTTACAAATTTTCTATAATTATATTATCGCTAAAATCGATTCTATCGTTAATGATATGGAAGACGCTTCAATTAGCTTAATTGATGTATTGTCTGATTACAAAAAATAA
- a CDS encoding ExbD/TolR family protein, which translates to MSKFKKKKSGGIPAISTASLPDIVFMLLFFFMTATTMKDSDLKIENKLPKANQTAKLHKKQYVMYIYAGKPSERYRNTLGASDRVQMADKIAPVSEVRNFVINERASRNSEDEKYLTASLKIDKNVKMGLVQDIKQELRKVDQLKVNYTTAQGNPVE; encoded by the coding sequence ATGTCTAAGTTTAAAAAGAAAAAATCAGGAGGAATTCCTGCAATTTCTACAGCATCTTTACCGGATATTGTATTTATGCTATTGTTCTTCTTTATGACTGCTACAACAATGAAAGATAGCGACTTAAAGATTGAAAACAAGTTGCCAAAGGCTAACCAAACTGCAAAGTTGCATAAAAAACAATATGTAATGTATATTTATGCTGGTAAACCAAGTGAACGATATAGAAACACTTTAGGTGCTTCTGATCGTGTTCAAATGGCAGATAAAATAGCACCGGTTTCAGAAGTTAGAAATTTTGTTATTAATGAAAGAGCATCTCGTAATTCAGAAGATGAAAAATATTTAACTGCATCTCTAAAAATTGACAAGAATGTTAAGATGGGATTGGTTCAAGACATCAAGCAAGAATTAAGAAAAGTAGATCAATTAAAAGTGAATTATACTACTGCTCAAGGAAACCCTGTAGAGTAG
- the rpoN gene encoding RNA polymerase factor sigma-54 has translation MLKHSLQFKLSQKLSPQQIQLMKLIQLPTQAFEQRLQEELVENPALENGKEETSELDDYNDTDDYNNDDYDNERIDTEDINIDEYLSNDETPDYKYQSNNYSDDDEEKSMPHAAVISFHQDLLNQLNTFILNDEERVIAEFLVGSIDDMGYIRRTIQDIVDDLAFTQGVYSDNETVERILLIVQELEPAGVGARDLQECLLLQLKHKTPSEAVELAIDIIENQFDAFTKKHYEKLIQKYDISKEQLRKGIEEIEKLNPKPGGAFDSNLKPIEHVIPDFTIRIVEDELELLLNGRNAPELHISKDYQEMLRSYKDTSEKSNSQKDAVQFIKQKLDAAKWFIDAIKQRQETLYVTMNAIMHYQMEYFLEGDETKLKPMILKDIADLVGLDISTVSRVANSKYVDTPYGTKLIKEFFSEAMKNDQGEDVSTIEIKNILQKIIETEDKRKPFPDDKLAEELKEKGYPIARRTIAKYREQLDIPVARLRKKI, from the coding sequence ATGTTAAAGCATAGTTTACAATTCAAATTATCACAAAAACTATCTCCTCAGCAAATTCAGTTGATGAAGTTAATTCAATTGCCTACACAAGCTTTTGAACAACGTCTTCAAGAAGAATTAGTTGAAAACCCTGCATTAGAAAACGGTAAAGAGGAAACTTCTGAACTAGACGATTATAATGATACTGATGATTATAATAATGATGATTATGACAACGAAAGAATTGACACTGAAGACATTAACATTGACGAATATTTAAGTAACGACGAAACTCCCGATTATAAATATCAATCTAATAATTACAGTGATGATGACGAAGAAAAATCAATGCCTCATGCTGCGGTTATCAGTTTTCATCAAGACCTGCTTAATCAATTAAATACTTTTATTTTAAATGATGAAGAACGAGTTATAGCTGAATTTTTAGTAGGAAGCATTGATGACATGGGCTACATTAGAAGAACCATTCAAGATATTGTAGATGATTTAGCTTTCACTCAAGGCGTTTATTCAGACAATGAAACAGTAGAGCGTATTTTACTAATTGTACAAGAACTTGAACCTGCCGGTGTGGGCGCAAGAGATTTACAAGAATGTTTATTATTACAATTAAAACACAAAACTCCTTCAGAAGCAGTTGAATTAGCTATTGACATTATTGAGAATCAATTTGACGCATTTACCAAAAAGCATTATGAAAAATTGATTCAGAAATATGATATTTCTAAAGAACAGTTAAGAAAGGGAATTGAAGAAATTGAAAAACTAAACCCAAAACCAGGAGGTGCTTTTGACAGCAATTTAAAACCAATTGAGCACGTTATTCCAGATTTTACAATAAGAATAGTTGAGGATGAACTTGAACTACTTTTAAACGGAAGAAACGCGCCAGAACTTCACATTTCAAAAGATTATCAAGAAATGCTAAGAAGTTATAAAGACACTAGCGAAAAAAGTAATTCTCAAAAAGATGCAGTTCAGTTTATCAAACAAAAATTAGATGCTGCAAAATGGTTTATAGACGCTATTAAACAACGTCAAGAAACCTTATATGTTACCATGAATGCAATTATGCATTATCAAATGGAATATTTTTTAGAAGGAGATGAAACTAAGTTAAAACCAATGATTTTAAAAGACATTGCTGATTTAGTAGGTTTAGATATTTCTACAGTTTCTAGAGTTGCGAATAGTAAATATGTAGATACTCCTTACGGAACAAAACTGATTAAAGAGTTTTTTAGCGAAGCAATGAAAAACGATCAAGGTGAAGATGTTTCTACAATCGAAATAAAAAATATCCTTCAAAAAATAATTGAAACAGAGGACAAAAGAAAACCTTTCCCAGACGATAAACTTGCTGAAGAATTAAAAGAAAAAGGATATCCTATTGCCAGAAGAACTATTGCAAAATATAGAGAGCAATTAGATATTCCGGTGGCTCGTTTACGAAAAAAAATATAG
- a CDS encoding asparaginase: MQLVKPTILLIYTGGTIGMIKDSLTGALKAFDFKELLDNIPEINLLDCNVATVSFNEPIDSSNMNIEHWQSIASIIEENYSSYDGFVVLHGSDTMSYSASALSFMLENLGKPVVFTGSQLPIGDLRTDAKENLITAIQIASLQKKGKPIIQEVCLYFEYKLYRGNRTTKISAEHFNAFMSPNFPELAESGVHLRVNDTVIIKQQHNKKLIVNKGLDDNVFILKLFPGINKNALEAIINIKNIKGIVLETYGSGNALSEKWFVDILQKAINNNIHVINVTQCSGGTVSMGQYETSTKLKNIGVISGFNITTEAAITKLMYLLGKNVSSSVFKTIFETSLRGEMH, encoded by the coding sequence ATGCAATTAGTTAAACCAACAATTTTATTGATTTATACCGGCGGAACAATTGGTATGATTAAAGATTCATTAACTGGAGCTTTAAAAGCTTTTGATTTTAAAGAGTTGTTGGATAATATACCAGAAATTAACCTTTTAGATTGTAATGTTGCTACTGTTTCTTTTAATGAACCTATTGATTCATCAAACATGAATATTGAGCACTGGCAAAGTATTGCTTCTATAATTGAAGAAAATTACAGTTCTTATGATGGATTTGTTGTGCTTCATGGTTCAGATACTATGTCATATAGTGCTTCTGCGTTAAGTTTTATGCTAGAAAACCTTGGAAAGCCTGTTGTTTTTACAGGTTCTCAATTACCCATAGGAGATTTGAGAACTGATGCAAAAGAAAATTTAATTACAGCAATTCAAATAGCTTCATTGCAAAAAAAAGGAAAGCCTATAATTCAAGAAGTTTGTTTGTATTTTGAGTACAAATTATATCGTGGAAATAGAACAACTAAAATATCTGCTGAACATTTTAATGCTTTTATGTCTCCAAACTTTCCTGAATTAGCTGAATCTGGCGTTCACTTAAGAGTAAATGATACTGTTATTATAAAGCAGCAGCACAACAAGAAATTAATTGTAAATAAAGGGCTAGACGACAATGTTTTTATTTTAAAATTATTTCCAGGAATTAATAAGAATGCACTAGAAGCAATAATTAATATTAAAAATATAAAAGGAATTGTCCTCGAAACGTATGGTTCTGGAAATGCATTAAGTGAAAAATGGTTTGTAGATATATTACAAAAAGCAATAAATAATAATATTCACGTTATTAATGTAACACAATGTAGTGGGGGTACCGTTTCAATGGGGCAATATGAGACCAGTACAAAGCTAAAAAACATAGGTGTTATATCGGGCTTTAACATAACGACTGAGGCTGCAATTACAAAATTAATGTATTTATTAGGTAAAAATGTTTCTAGTTCAGTCTTTAAAACTATTTTTGAGACATCATTAAGAGGAGAAATGCATTAA
- a CDS encoding porin family protein — protein sequence MKPFFTLSTFLICSFIFAQDVAVNKVPDSLYREDQFYASLNYNLVQNKPSGYNQYSFSTGLSIGFIRDFPISKNRHWAFGTGFGYSYNNIKHNLIIEENSTDIQYNVNSNYSKNKLVLHYLEVPLEIRWRNSTVNSHKFWRIYTGFKVSYLFASKSVYTINGSDDLIRNNKDLNKIQYGPYLSWGYNTINFYAYYGLNSLFKDTKLSNGEDLKLNNFNIGFIFYIL from the coding sequence ATGAAACCTTTTTTTACTTTATCGACATTTTTAATTTGTAGTTTCATTTTTGCACAAGATGTTGCTGTAAATAAAGTTCCTGATTCTCTATATAGGGAAGATCAGTTTTATGCTTCTTTAAATTATAATTTAGTACAAAATAAACCTTCAGGTTATAATCAATATTCTTTTTCTACCGGTTTGTCTATTGGTTTTATTAGAGATTTCCCAATTTCTAAAAATAGACACTGGGCTTTTGGGACTGGTTTTGGCTACTCTTATAATAATATAAAGCATAATTTAATTATTGAAGAAAATAGTACAGATATACAGTATAATGTTAACAGTAATTACAGTAAAAACAAATTAGTTTTACATTATTTAGAAGTTCCATTAGAAATAAGATGGCGAAATTCTACTGTCAATTCGCATAAATTTTGGCGTATATATACAGGTTTTAAGGTAAGTTATTTATTTGCTAGCAAATCTGTTTATACGATTAACGGAAGTGATGATTTAATCAGAAATAATAAGGATTTAAATAAAATTCAATATGGACCTTACCTAAGCTGGGGTTATAATACCATTAACTTCTATGCTTATTACGGATTGAATTCTCTTTTTAAAGACACTAAATTATCAAACGGTGAAGATTTAAAATTAAATAATTTTAATATTGGTTTTATCTTTTATATACTATAA
- a CDS encoding ExbD/TolR family protein, which produces MAKREAPEVNAGSMADIAFLLLIFFLVTTTIGVDQGINRLLPRYEENPPVPPINERNILPVLVNKDNQLLVNEKVIDIKELRQTAIDFLENNGEGNCNYCFTGKKNPNSSDHPDKAVISLSNDGLTSYGTYIAVQNELVAAYTFLRDRECKRRYNMSFSEMEYIYNDPASKATEGLIEDLEPKVKLIQDMFPMRLSEAEPKKNF; this is translated from the coding sequence ATGGCAAAAAGAGAAGCACCAGAGGTAAATGCCGGTTCTATGGCAGATATTGCTTTCCTGCTTTTGATCTTCTTTTTGGTTACTACTACCATTGGAGTAGATCAGGGAATCAATCGACTTTTGCCTAGGTATGAAGAGAACCCTCCAGTACCTCCAATAAATGAAAGAAATATTTTACCTGTATTAGTTAACAAAGACAATCAATTGTTAGTTAATGAAAAGGTAATTGATATTAAAGAATTGAGACAAACTGCCATTGATTTCTTAGAAAACAATGGTGAAGGTAATTGTAATTACTGTTTCACAGGGAAAAAGAATCCAAATTCTTCTGACCATCCAGACAAAGCTGTTATATCTTTATCAAATGATGGTTTAACATCTTATGGAACTTATATCGCTGTTCAAAACGAATTAGTTGCAGCTTATACTTTCTTAAGAGATAGAGAATGTAAAAGAAGATACAACATGTCTTTTTCTGAAATGGAATATATTTACAATGATCCTGCTTCAAAAGCAACCGAAGGTTTAATCGAAGATTTAGAGCCTAAAGTAAAGTTGATTCAAGATATGTTTCCTATGAGACTTTCTGAAGCAGAACCAAAAAAGAACTTTTAA